A region of Ferruginibacter albus DNA encodes the following proteins:
- a CDS encoding S1/P1 nuclease, giving the protein MRSLKKLVLTGLLFYSSFNAMAWGVLGHRIVGQIAESYLTPKAKLAIKTILGNESIAMSSNWADFIRSDSSYSYLTDYHYINLTDSINEVQLKKYLLTDTAKDVYTEINFLIKELKKKNLAKDKQQMYLRLLVHFVGDVHQPLHVSREEDWGGNKIKVQWFKEQTNLHSVWDEKLIDFQQLSYTEYAGAINYVTPSQKLQWQKTPLYDWVFESHELAVKIYNGVSLDNPKLGYRYNYDNIHIINAQLLKAGVRLAGILNEIFG; this is encoded by the coding sequence ATGAGATCACTTAAAAAATTGGTATTAACAGGCTTACTTTTTTACAGCTCGTTTAATGCAATGGCATGGGGAGTATTGGGACACAGAATAGTTGGACAAATTGCAGAAAGCTACTTAACGCCAAAAGCAAAACTGGCAATAAAAACCATATTAGGCAACGAATCCATTGCGATGTCTAGTAATTGGGCTGATTTTATACGTTCTGATTCTTCATACAGCTACCTGACCGATTATCATTATATTAATTTGACTGACAGCATTAATGAAGTACAACTAAAAAAATATTTATTGACCGATACAGCTAAAGATGTTTATACAGAAATAAATTTCTTGATAAAAGAATTGAAGAAAAAGAACCTGGCAAAAGACAAGCAGCAAATGTACCTGCGTTTATTGGTCCATTTTGTAGGTGATGTTCATCAGCCTTTGCATGTTAGTCGTGAAGAAGATTGGGGAGGTAATAAAATTAAAGTTCAATGGTTCAAAGAGCAAACCAATCTTCATTCTGTATGGGATGAAAAGCTGATAGATTTTCAGCAATTAAGCTATACCGAATATGCTGGTGCTATTAATTATGTTACACCATCTCAAAAACTTCAATGGCAAAAAACACCACTTTACGATTGGGTTTTTGAATCGCATGAGCTGGCAGTGAAAATATACAATGGCGTTAGTTTGGATAACCCTAAATTAGGATACCGGTATAACTATGATAACATACATATTATAAATGCTCAACTCTTAAAAGCAGGCGTACGTTTAGCGGGTATATTGAATGAGATTTTCGGATAA
- a CDS encoding sugar kinase, giving the protein MAKKKVLCFGELLLRISPAVNATAEKNPVLVYVGGAEANVATALAGWDVPVKYCTVLPDNFMARHMLHYLEYHNIYTSSVLFSGNRIGLYYLERGADLKGNMVYDRDHSSFSELKRGMIDWDRVLHDVSWFNFSAISPALNENVADACLEALEAASKKDITISVDLNYRSRLWKYGKHPIDVMPALVEHCDVVMGNIWSANTLLGIPVDEHIHDKKSRDAYLSHAVETSKQIIQKFPKCKTVANTFRFDSKDNDILYYTSLFTDNKEFHSQEFTCHGVVDRSGSGDCFMAGLIYGLYNQHAPQELLNYASAAAFGKLQEFGDATGQDVLTVSEMSSK; this is encoded by the coding sequence ATGGCTAAGAAGAAAGTCCTTTGTTTTGGAGAATTATTATTACGTATTTCGCCCGCTGTTAATGCTACAGCAGAGAAAAATCCTGTATTGGTATATGTAGGTGGCGCCGAAGCCAATGTAGCAACAGCTTTGGCAGGCTGGGATGTTCCGGTAAAATATTGTACGGTGTTGCCGGATAATTTTATGGCTCGTCACATGCTGCATTATTTAGAGTATCATAATATATATACATCGTCTGTTTTATTTTCTGGCAACCGTATTGGTTTGTATTATTTAGAAAGAGGAGCAGATCTGAAAGGAAACATGGTGTACGACAGGGATCATTCTTCTTTCTCTGAATTAAAACGTGGCATGATCGATTGGGACAGGGTTTTGCACGATGTGTCCTGGTTTAATTTTTCTGCTATTAGCCCTGCATTGAATGAGAACGTTGCAGATGCTTGCCTGGAAGCGCTCGAAGCTGCATCGAAAAAAGATATTACTATTTCGGTAGATCTAAACTATCGCTCCCGTTTATGGAAATATGGCAAACACCCAATTGATGTAATGCCTGCATTGGTAGAACATTGTGATGTGGTTATGGGGAATATCTGGAGTGCGAATACTTTATTAGGAATTCCTGTTGATGAGCATATCCATGATAAAAAAAGCAGGGATGCTTATTTGTCACATGCAGTTGAAACATCTAAGCAGATCATCCAAAAATTCCCCAAGTGTAAAACCGTTGCCAACACTTTTCGTTTTGACAGCAAGGATAATGACATCTTATATTATACCAGCTTATTTACAGATAATAAAGAATTTCATTCCCAGGAATTTACCTGTCATGGTGTAGTGGACAGGTCGGGTAGTGGGGATTGCTTTATGGCAGGATTGATCTATGGATTATACAATCAACATGCTCCACAGGAACTATTGAATTATGCATCTGCAGCAGCTTTTGGTAAACTGCAGGAATTTGGCGATGCAACGGGGCAGGATGTATTGACCGTTTCTGAAATGAGTAGTAAATAA
- a CDS encoding nucleoside permease has product MGIKFRLTVMNFLEFFIWGSWLISLGGYLFNVLHFTGIQVGSIYGTMGIASLFMPALLGIVADRWVNAERVLGLCHIIGAVLLYQASKATSFSSIYLIMFLNSMVFMPTIALNNTVSYIVLENRGFNIIKDFPPIRVWGTIGFIVALWVVDFSGWTNSPLQFYISSVSALFLGIYSFTIPPCPPAKTKEKKSLAASLGLDAFVLFKNKKMVIFFIFSMLLGAALQITNVYGSAFLRDFANVKEYANSFGVIHSNLLISISQISETLFILTIPFFLQKFGIKRVMIISIFAWVLRFGLYAVGNPGSGLILLVLSMVVYGMAFDFFNISGSLFVEKEADIKIRASAQGLFMLMTNGIGAFLGTLISGEVVDHFTANGVKDWTSIWFCFAGYALVIGLIFPLVFKYKHDPTQIAAIKH; this is encoded by the coding sequence ATGGGTATTAAGTTTAGGCTTACTGTAATGAATTTTTTAGAGTTTTTCATTTGGGGTTCCTGGTTAATTTCTTTGGGAGGGTATTTGTTTAATGTATTACATTTTACAGGCATCCAGGTTGGCAGCATCTATGGAACAATGGGTATTGCCTCTTTATTTATGCCTGCATTATTAGGTATAGTGGCAGACAGGTGGGTAAATGCAGAAAGAGTATTAGGCTTGTGTCATATCATTGGTGCCGTTTTATTATACCAGGCTTCAAAAGCAACCAGCTTTAGTTCTATCTACCTGATTATGTTCTTAAATTCAATGGTATTCATGCCTACCATTGCTTTAAATAATACAGTTTCTTATATCGTTCTTGAAAACAGGGGATTTAATATCATAAAAGATTTTCCGCCAATACGGGTTTGGGGAACTATTGGTTTTATTGTTGCCTTGTGGGTGGTGGATTTTAGCGGTTGGACAAACAGCCCGCTTCAATTTTATATCAGTTCTGTTTCTGCTTTGTTTTTAGGTATCTATTCATTTACGATCCCACCATGTCCGCCTGCTAAAACAAAAGAGAAAAAAAGTTTGGCAGCTTCATTAGGCTTAGATGCATTTGTTCTTTTTAAAAATAAGAAAATGGTGATATTTTTTATTTTCTCAATGTTGCTGGGTGCTGCTTTACAAATAACCAATGTTTATGGAAGCGCCTTTTTAAGAGACTTTGCTAACGTTAAGGAATATGCCAATTCTTTTGGAGTGATACATTCTAATCTTCTAATTTCCATTTCACAGATATCGGAAACTTTATTCATTCTTACTATACCATTCTTTTTACAGAAGTTTGGGATTAAACGTGTAATGATCATAAGCATTTTTGCCTGGGTGTTGAGGTTTGGCCTGTATGCTGTTGGCAACCCGGGTAGCGGATTGATATTGTTAGTGCTTTCTATGGTCGTTTATGGAATGGCGTTCGACTTTTTTAATATTTCCGGTTCATTATTTGTAGAAAAAGAAGCCGATATTAAAATAAGGGCAAGTGCACAAGGTTTATTTATGCTGATGACGAATGGCATAGGAGCTTTCTTAGGAACATTGATAAGCGGCGAAGTGGTAGATCATTTTACAGCGAATGGTGTAAAGGATTGGACAAGCATCTGGTTTTGTTTTGCAGGATATGCGCTGGTTATCGGTTTGATCTTTCCTTTAGTATTTAAATATAAACACGATCCCACGCAGATTGCAGCAATAAAACATTAA